A window from Pseudomonas sp. MRSN 12121 encodes these proteins:
- a CDS encoding sulfatase-like hydrolase/transferase, protein MPFIDRRGFLQLGSLLLASSLTGVSLAKDHRVQSRPNILWLVSEDNYPFIGAYGDPLARTPTLDRMAREGILYRHVYSNAPVCAPSRFGILTGVLAQSCAPANHHRARAEFPAQFKTYPQLLREAGYYCSNNAKTDYNCDVEPASVWDDSSDAAHWRKRAADQPFMAVFNYASTHESRIFRGVEGVVKPADVRVPPYMPDTPGIRADFAAYYNLMERMDGQIAERLAELEADGLADDTIVFYYSDNGGVMPRSKRYCYEEGLRCALIVRVPPKWAHLVDARPGTQVEAPATFIDLAPTVLALAGIAAPAHMQGSPLFAGPSPKTRQYAFGMRNRMDERYDFVRAVSDTRYRYIRNYMPHRIGGQYQAFAWLAKGYRDWSALLKEGRLTSQQRAFFEERPYEELYDLRSDPDEMVNLAAVPEHQGKLQELRTALDQQMLDVNDNGFIPEGSPLEGYLNSRRPGAYPLANIMALAELAACRKPENLQAFIKALDDDNEIMRFWAVSGLLMLGEEAAPAKSRLLEILHEDRPQTRIVAAEALVHLQETEQSVRLLAGYLAQEQPKPLRLQAINSLTYCGEAARAALPTIKVHAQSDDADVRNACAYLTQILEGTYDPNVPVQDVPRLLRELKAQGKQVE, encoded by the coding sequence ATGCCCTTTATCGATCGCCGCGGTTTTCTGCAACTGGGGTCTCTCCTGCTGGCTTCTTCCCTGACGGGGGTATCGCTGGCCAAGGATCACCGGGTCCAGTCCAGACCCAATATTCTGTGGCTTGTCAGCGAGGACAATTATCCTTTTATCGGCGCCTATGGGGATCCGCTGGCGAGAACCCCGACCCTCGACAGGATGGCGCGTGAGGGCATTCTGTACCGGCACGTCTATTCCAACGCCCCGGTTTGCGCGCCTTCGCGTTTCGGCATTCTTACCGGAGTGCTGGCGCAATCCTGCGCCCCAGCCAACCACCACCGAGCGCGGGCGGAGTTTCCCGCGCAGTTCAAGACCTACCCGCAATTGCTACGCGAGGCCGGTTACTACTGCAGTAACAACGCCAAGACCGACTACAACTGCGATGTCGAGCCGGCCTCGGTGTGGGACGACAGCAGCGACGCCGCGCACTGGCGCAAGCGGGCGGCCGACCAGCCCTTCATGGCGGTGTTCAATTACGCCAGCACCCATGAATCGCGCATCTTTCGCGGTGTGGAGGGGGTGGTCAAGCCGGCGGATGTCCGGGTGCCCCCCTATATGCCGGATACGCCGGGCATTCGTGCTGACTTCGCCGCCTACTACAACCTGATGGAGCGCATGGATGGCCAGATTGCCGAGCGCCTGGCCGAGCTGGAGGCGGATGGCCTCGCCGATGACACCATCGTCTTCTATTACTCCGACAACGGCGGTGTGATGCCGCGCAGCAAACGCTATTGCTACGAGGAAGGTTTGCGCTGCGCCCTGATCGTGCGGGTTCCCCCCAAGTGGGCGCACCTGGTGGACGCGCGTCCCGGCACTCAGGTCGAGGCACCGGCGACCTTTATCGACCTCGCGCCCACCGTATTGGCGCTGGCGGGCATCGCGGCGCCAGCGCATATGCAGGGCTCGCCGTTGTTCGCTGGGCCGTCGCCCAAGACCCGGCAATACGCGTTCGGCATGCGTAATCGCATGGATGAGCGCTACGATTTCGTTCGTGCCGTGAGCGATACCCGCTACCGCTATATCCGCAACTACATGCCCCATCGCATTGGCGGGCAATACCAGGCGTTTGCCTGGTTGGCCAAGGGGTATCGCGACTGGTCGGCGCTGCTCAAGGAGGGTCGACTCACCTCGCAGCAGAGGGCCTTCTTCGAGGAGCGCCCCTATGAAGAACTCTATGATTTGCGCAGTGATCCGGACGAGATGGTCAACCTGGCGGCCGTTCCCGAACACCAGGGCAAACTCCAGGAGCTGCGGACAGCCCTCGACCAGCAGATGCTCGACGTCAACGACAACGGCTTCATTCCCGAGGGCTCGCCGCTGGAGGGTTATCTCAACAGCCGGCGGCCCGGTGCTTACCCGTTGGCCAACATCATGGCGCTGGCCGAACTGGCCGCGTGCCGCAAACCAGAGAACCTGCAAGCCTTTATCAAGGCGCTGGACGATGACAACGAGATAATGCGGTTCTGGGCCGTCAGTGGCTTGCTGATGCTGGGCGAAGAGGCCGCGCCAGCAAAATCGCGGTTATTGGAAATCCTTCACGAAGACCGTCCGCAAACGCGCATTGTCGCGGCGGAAGCGTTGGTGCACCTGCAGGAAACCGAGCAATCGGTGAGGTTGCTGGCCGGCTATCTGGCGCAGGAACAACCCAAGCCGCTGCGCTTGCAGGCCATCAACTCGCTGACCTATTGCGGGGAGGCGGCGCGTGCGGCGTTGCCAACGATCAAGGTCCACGCACAGAGCGACGATGCCGACGTGCGCAACGCTTGCGCATACCTGACGCAGATTCTGGAAGGCACTTACGACCCGAATGTTCCGGTCCAGGACGTGCCACGACTGCTGCGTGAGCTCAAGGCGCAGGGCAAACAGGTGGAGTGA
- a CDS encoding SDR family NAD(P)-dependent oxidoreductase, protein MFDFALYPSLRDRGVLITGGASGIGAALVEQFVHQGARVAFLDVDDEGATVLIERLADARHPPLYLHCDLTDLDALETAIASARTQIGAIAVLINNAANDWRHELADIDESAFERNMAINLRHQIFATRAVIPDMHRLGGGSIICLGSTGWMRKNRGYPLYATAKAALRGFVNGMVRELGQQRIRINCLSPGWVITDKQARLWLDEEGLEQIKREQCLPGLLKANELARAALFLAADDSRMCTGQDLVIDGGWA, encoded by the coding sequence ATGTTCGACTTTGCCCTATACCCCAGCCTGCGCGATCGCGGCGTGCTTATCACCGGAGGCGCCAGCGGTATCGGCGCTGCCTTGGTCGAACAGTTTGTGCACCAAGGGGCGCGTGTCGCCTTTCTCGACGTGGACGATGAAGGCGCCACGGTACTCATCGAGCGCCTGGCCGATGCCAGGCACCCGCCCCTATACCTGCATTGCGACCTGACTGATCTGGATGCGCTGGAAACCGCAATTGCCAGCGCTCGCACGCAGATCGGAGCGATCGCCGTGCTGATCAACAATGCCGCTAACGACTGGCGGCACGAACTGGCCGATATCGACGAAAGCGCATTCGAGCGCAACATGGCAATCAACCTGCGCCACCAGATTTTCGCCACGCGTGCGGTGATCCCCGACATGCATCGACTGGGCGGCGGGTCGATCATCTGCCTGGGCTCCACCGGCTGGATGCGCAAAAACCGCGGTTATCCGCTATACGCCACTGCCAAGGCAGCGTTGCGTGGCTTCGTCAATGGCATGGTGCGCGAGCTGGGGCAACAGCGAATCCGCATCAATTGCCTGAGCCCCGGCTGGGTCATTACCGACAAACAGGCACGCCTGTGGCTGGACGAGGAAGGGCTGGAGCAAATCAAGCGCGAGCAGTGCCTGCCCGGACTGCTCAAGGCCAACGAACTGGCGCGCGCCGCCCTGTTCCTGGCAGCTGACGATAGCCGTATGTGCACAGGCCAGGACCTGGTCATCGATGGTGGCTGGGCCTGA
- a CDS encoding DUF1329 domain-containing protein: MRHLPALIVASAALVLCTGSAVAAVSASEAGKLHTTLTPMGAEKAGNAAGTIPTWTGGLTQAPAGYKSGQYRSDPFSADKPLFTITKANLEQYKANLTAGEIALFNTYPDTFKMPVYPTRRSGSAPQWVYDNIFKNATSARLVEGGVGFADAFGGVPFPIPQNGVEALWNHVARYRGTFLVRNPAEAAVQRDGSFTPVTSQYQMLSRYYQQGSSFDKLNNTLFYYQTVTKSPARLAGTASLVRETLDQVTEPRQAWTYNPGQRRVRRAPLFAYDTPGSSSDGLRTIDDLDMFNGAPDRYDWTLVGKREIYIPYNNYKTSSPELKYQDLLKPGHIDPQYARYELHRVWVVEGKLKPGARHVYSRRTLYLDEDSWSAAVVDQYDGRGELWRVSMAYLSNLYDLPTTMSVLDVYHDLQSRRYMVQLMENEAQGSIDFSQPVPDDEFFSPAALRARGVR, encoded by the coding sequence ATGCGTCATCTACCAGCCCTGATCGTCGCTTCCGCTGCCCTGGTGCTGTGCACCGGCAGCGCCGTGGCCGCGGTTTCCGCCAGCGAGGCGGGCAAGTTGCACACCACCCTGACCCCCATGGGCGCGGAAAAGGCCGGCAACGCCGCCGGCACCATTCCCACCTGGACCGGTGGCCTGACCCAGGCACCGGCCGGCTACAAGTCGGGGCAGTACCGCAGCGATCCGTTCAGTGCCGACAAGCCCTTGTTCACCATCACCAAGGCCAACCTGGAGCAGTACAAGGCCAATCTCACCGCCGGTGAAATCGCCTTGTTCAACACCTATCCGGACACCTTCAAGATGCCGGTATACCCGACCCGTCGTTCCGGGTCGGCGCCACAGTGGGTCTACGACAACATCTTCAAGAACGCCACCAGTGCCAGGCTGGTCGAGGGAGGAGTCGGCTTTGCCGATGCCTTCGGCGGCGTTCCCTTCCCTATTCCGCAGAACGGCGTCGAGGCGCTGTGGAACCATGTCGCCCGCTACCGCGGCACCTTCCTTGTGCGTAATCCGGCAGAGGCGGCGGTGCAACGCGACGGCAGCTTCACGCCGGTCACCAGCCAGTACCAGATGCTCTCTCGCTACTACCAGCAGGGCAGCAGCTTCGACAAGCTGAACAACACCCTGTTCTACTACCAGACGGTGACCAAGAGCCCGGCGCGCCTGGCCGGAACGGCCTCCTTGGTACGCGAAACCCTGGACCAGGTCACGGAACCACGCCAGGCCTGGACCTACAACCCCGGCCAGCGCCGTGTCCGCCGCGCCCCCTTGTTCGCCTACGATACGCCGGGTTCCTCCTCGGACGGCCTGCGCACCATCGACGACCTGGACATGTTCAACGGCGCGCCGGATCGCTATGACTGGACCCTGGTCGGCAAACGGGAAATCTACATTCCCTACAACAACTACAAGACCTCCAGCCCCGAGCTGAAATACCAGGACCTGCTCAAGCCCGGCCACATCGACCCGCAATATGCCCGCTATGAACTGCATCGGGTCTGGGTCGTCGAGGGCAAGCTCAAGCCCGGCGCACGCCACGTCTACTCGCGCCGCACCCTGTACCTCGACGAAGACAGCTGGAGCGCCGCCGTGGTCGACCAGTACGACGGACGCGGCGAATTGTGGCGAGTGTCCATGGCCTATCTGTCGAACCTCTACGACCTGCCGACCACCATGAGCGTGCTGGACGTCTACCATGACCTGCAATCGCGGCGCTACATGGTGCAGCTCATGGAGAACGAAGCGCAGGGCAGTATCGATTTCAGCCAGCCGGTGCCGGACGATGAGTTCTTCAGCCCTGCCGCCCTGCGTGCCCGCGGCGTTCGCTGA